A genomic stretch from Sulfurihydrogenibium azorense Az-Fu1 includes:
- the elbB gene encoding isoprenoid biosynthesis glyoxalase ElbB, with translation MKIGVLLAGCGVFDGAEIHEATLTLYFLDKAGVETLIMAPNIKQKDVINHLTGEPMNEERNVLVEAARIARGNIVDIDQVKAEDIDGLIMPGGYGVAKNFSNFLEKGAEADVIPQVKRLLVELFKAGKPIGAICISPVIVAAALREAKPTVTIGTDVDVAKTIEAMGARHLSCPVNEMVVDEENKIVTTPAYMLGKTIKDVAEGIEKLVNEVIRLAKK, from the coding sequence ATGAAGATAGGTGTTTTGTTGGCAGGTTGTGGAGTGTTTGACGGAGCTGAGATACACGAAGCAACACTTACACTCTACTTTTTAGATAAAGCAGGAGTAGAAACTTTAATAATGGCTCCAAACATAAAACAGAAGGACGTTATAAACCACCTTACTGGCGAGCCTATGAACGAGGAGAGAAATGTTTTAGTAGAAGCTGCAAGGATTGCAAGAGGAAATATAGTCGATATAGATCAAGTAAAAGCTGAAGATATAGACGGTCTTATAATGCCCGGTGGATACGGAGTAGCAAAAAACTTTTCTAACTTCTTAGAAAAAGGTGCAGAAGCTGACGTTATCCCACAGGTAAAAAGATTGTTAGTAGAACTATTCAAAGCAGGAAAACCAATCGGTGCCATATGTATATCTCCTGTAATAGTAGCTGCTGCACTAAGAGAAGCTAAGCCTACTGTAACAATAGGAACAGATGTAGATGTTGCAAAAACCATTGAAGCTATGGGAGCAAGACATTTAAGCTGTCCCGTAAATGAGATGGTTGTAGATGAAGAGAACAAGATAGTTACAACCCCTGCTTATATGCTTGGAAAAACAATTAAAGATGTTGCAGAAGGTATAGAAAAGCTGGTAAATGAAGTTATCAGACTTGCTAAAAAGTAA
- the purD gene encoding phosphoribosylamine--glycine ligase translates to MRVLVVGNGGREHALVWKVKQSPLVKEVYCASGNAGIGKIATRVNISPTDIYNLVRFAKEKNIDLTIVGPEQPLSEGITDRFEAEGLKIFGHKKAAAVLEASKVFAKNFMKKYSVPTAKFESFDNEKEAIEFIKSVGAPIVIKADGLAAGKGVVVAKTEEEAFQAVKDMFAGKFGPASKRVVIEEFLEGEEASYICFVKDDKFLPMPTSQDHKRAFDNDEGPNTGGMGAYSPTSLITPQIEKEIQERIILPTLKGMINEGRPMSGFLYAGLMIGPKGINVLEFNVRMGDPETQPIMRRLKSDLVEHILQILEGDIDNVKPQWIEDYAIGVVMASKGYPDSYQKGFEITGIDEAEKDPDVVVFHAGTEEKDGKVITNGGRVLTVTATGKDINQAREKVYAAVEKIHFEGAFYRKDIGFREVNRFKNKA, encoded by the coding sequence ATGAGAGTATTAGTTGTAGGAAACGGTGGAAGAGAACATGCGTTAGTCTGGAAAGTAAAACAAAGTCCGTTAGTGAAAGAAGTATACTGTGCTTCTGGAAACGCTGGTATAGGTAAGATAGCTACAAGAGTGAACATATCTCCAACTGATATCTACAACCTTGTAAGGTTTGCAAAAGAAAAAAATATAGACCTTACAATAGTAGGACCAGAGCAACCTTTGTCAGAAGGTATTACAGATAGATTTGAAGCAGAAGGTCTTAAAATATTTGGACATAAAAAGGCAGCAGCTGTATTAGAAGCAAGTAAAGTATTTGCAAAAAACTTTATGAAAAAATACTCAGTCCCAACTGCAAAGTTTGAAAGTTTTGACAATGAAAAAGAAGCCATAGAGTTTATCAAATCTGTTGGAGCTCCAATAGTAATAAAAGCAGATGGTCTTGCAGCAGGAAAAGGTGTTGTAGTAGCAAAAACTGAAGAAGAAGCATTTCAAGCAGTAAAAGATATGTTTGCAGGAAAGTTTGGTCCTGCAAGTAAAAGAGTTGTAATAGAAGAATTTTTAGAAGGTGAGGAAGCTTCTTACATATGTTTTGTTAAAGATGATAAATTCCTGCCTATGCCTACTTCCCAAGACCACAAAAGAGCCTTTGACAACGATGAAGGACCAAACACTGGAGGAATGGGTGCTTACAGCCCTACTTCATTAATAACCCCACAGATAGAAAAAGAGATACAAGAAAGAATAATTCTGCCGACTTTAAAGGGTATGATAAATGAAGGAAGACCTATGTCTGGGTTTTTGTATGCCGGACTTATGATAGGTCCAAAAGGAATAAACGTTTTAGAGTTTAACGTAAGAATGGGAGACCCTGAAACTCAACCAATAATGAGAAGATTAAAATCAGACTTAGTAGAGCATATTCTACAGATTTTAGAAGGTGATATAGATAATGTAAAACCACAGTGGATAGAGGACTATGCAATAGGCGTAGTAATGGCATCAAAAGGATATCCGGACAGCTATCAAAAAGGATTTGAGATAACAGGTATAGATGAAGCTGAAAAAGACCCTGATGTAGTAGTATTTCACGCAGGAACAGAAGAAAAAGATGGGAAGGTAATTACAAACGGCGGAAGAGTCTTAACAGTTACAGCAACTGGAAAAGATATAAACCAAGCAAGAGAAAAAGTGTATGCAGCTGTAGAAAAAATACACTTTGAAGGTGCTTTCTATAGAAAAGATATAGGTTTTAGGGAAGTAAACAGATTTAAAAATAAAGCTTGA
- the lysA gene encoding diaminopimelate decarboxylase — protein MGDNFNDYFVYKDGKLYCEDVNIQNLASKIGTPFYIYSKKAIIDKINEYKEAFKDYPTLICYALKANSNLSILKIFEEHGLGADIVSGGELYKARKVGIPSNKIVYAGVGKTDVEIIYAINENILSFNVESQMELEVINEIAKRQNKKANISIRINPDVDPKTHPYISTGLKKSKFGIDIGQALDVYKQAVKMENLNVVGIHCHIGSQIMDVSVYKEAVEKTVDLVFKLKKEGIELQFIDIGGGLGVKYYPEDNPPTAFDLANTVLPIVKQTGLKLIIEPGRSLIAQAGALITKVIFTKDKKDKHFVIVDSGMNDLIRPSIYNAYHHIITVEEKQEKMVADIVGPICETGDFFGLDREIGKVNRGDLLAILTAGAYGSSMASNYNVRPKAIEILVDGDKFKIIKEREDYSFITKLEEEVL, from the coding sequence ATGGGTGATAATTTTAATGATTATTTCGTCTACAAAGACGGAAAACTTTACTGTGAAGATGTAAATATCCAAAATCTTGCATCAAAGATAGGAACTCCTTTTTATATCTATAGTAAAAAAGCTATTATAGACAAAATTAATGAGTATAAAGAGGCCTTTAAAGACTATCCTACTTTAATATGCTACGCTTTAAAAGCAAACTCTAACCTCTCTATTTTAAAAATCTTTGAAGAACACGGTCTTGGAGCTGACATAGTATCAGGAGGAGAGTTATACAAAGCAAGAAAGGTTGGAATACCATCTAATAAAATCGTTTATGCAGGTGTAGGCAAAACAGATGTAGAGATTATATACGCTATAAATGAGAATATACTCTCTTTTAACGTAGAAAGTCAGATGGAGTTAGAGGTTATAAATGAGATAGCCAAAAGGCAAAACAAAAAGGCAAACATAAGTATAAGAATAAACCCAGATGTAGACCCTAAAACTCATCCTTACATATCAACAGGACTAAAGAAAAGCAAGTTTGGAATAGATATAGGCCAAGCTCTGGATGTGTACAAACAGGCAGTAAAGATGGAAAACTTAAATGTCGTTGGAATTCATTGTCATATTGGCTCTCAAATTATGGACGTTTCTGTTTATAAAGAAGCTGTAGAAAAAACGGTAGACCTTGTGTTTAAACTTAAAAAAGAAGGTATAGAGCTTCAATTTATTGATATTGGTGGTGGTTTAGGTGTAAAATATTATCCAGAGGATAATCCTCCTACTGCCTTTGATTTAGCAAATACGGTTTTACCAATTGTAAAACAAACAGGATTAAAACTGATAATAGAGCCGGGAAGGTCTTTAATAGCCCAAGCCGGAGCTCTGATTACAAAGGTTATCTTTACAAAAGATAAAAAAGATAAACACTTTGTGATAGTTGACTCTGGAATGAATGACCTTATAAGACCTTCCATATACAACGCATACCATCACATAATTACTGTAGAGGAAAAGCAAGAGAAAATGGTAGCTGATATAGTAGGACCTATATGTGAAACAGGAGATTTCTTTGGATTAGATAGAGAGATAGGAAAAGTAAATAGAGGAGACCTTTTAGCTATCCTTACAGCTGGAGCTTATGGAAGTAGTATGGCATCTAACTACAACGTAAGACCAAAAGCTATAGAAATCCTTGTAGACGGTGATAAGTTTAAGATAATAAAAGAAAGAGAAGATTACAGCTTTATAACAAAGTTAGAAGAGGAAGTTTTATGA
- the minC gene encoding septum site-determining protein MinC, whose amino-acid sequence MGIEIKGLTVPALLIKLDPSLSIEENINQLEKKLSSAVFKGSYAVLDYMGLELNEDQSKKIEEILKSHNTKVLGYQNTKSDSKNIPKPVSEKKSLKIINKTLRSGQSVEYDGDVLILGDVNPDAYVVASGSIIVMGALRGVVHAGANGDETAIIMALKLMPQQLRIASYIARSPDSYEEVNQPEKAYIENNQIVIEKIK is encoded by the coding sequence ATGGGAATTGAGATTAAAGGCTTAACAGTTCCAGCACTACTTATAAAGTTAGACCCGAGTTTATCGATAGAAGAGAATATAAACCAGCTTGAAAAAAAGCTTTCTTCTGCTGTTTTTAAAGGTTCTTACGCCGTTCTAGATTATATGGGGTTAGAGTTAAACGAAGACCAGTCTAAAAAAATAGAAGAGATATTAAAAAGCCATAACACAAAAGTTTTGGGATACCAGAATACAAAGTCTGACAGTAAAAACATTCCAAAACCTGTAAGTGAGAAAAAATCTTTAAAAATCATAAATAAAACCCTGAGAAGTGGTCAAAGTGTTGAGTATGATGGAGATGTTCTTATATTAGGTGATGTAAATCCAGATGCTTACGTCGTTGCTTCTGGAAGTATTATTGTGATGGGAGCTTTAAGAGGTGTTGTTCACGCAGGGGCAAACGGTGATGAAACGGCAATCATAATGGCATTAAAACTAATGCCACAGCAACTTAGAATAGCAAGTTATATAGCAAGGTCTCCAGATTCCTACGAAGAAGTAAATCAGCCAGAAAAAGCATACATTGAAAACAATCAAATTGTAATAGAAAAAATTAAGTAG
- the minD gene encoding septum site-determining protein MinD has translation MAKVYVVTSGKGGVGKTTITANVSTALAKMGKKVLCIDADIGLRNLDMILGLENRIVYDIVDVVEGRVPPQKAFVKDKRGLPLYLLPAAQTKDKDAVKPHQMVEIVESVKDEFDYIFIDSPAGIEGGFKTASAPAEEAIVVVNPEVSSVRDADRIIGLLESMEKNQPRLVINRIRLHQVKKGEMLSVEDIEEILQIPKIGIVPDEEKLVDFTNKGEPIVLHEELPAARAIINIAKRIEGQDIPFTELEEKKGFFAKLFGR, from the coding sequence ATGGCAAAAGTTTACGTTGTTACATCAGGAAAAGGTGGGGTTGGAAAAACCACAATAACAGCTAACGTATCTACAGCTCTGGCTAAAATGGGTAAAAAAGTCCTTTGCATTGATGCAGATATAGGACTTAGAAACCTTGATATGATACTTGGACTTGAAAATAGGATAGTTTACGATATAGTTGACGTTGTAGAAGGAAGAGTTCCGCCACAAAAAGCATTTGTAAAGGATAAAAGAGGTCTTCCCTTATACCTTCTGCCAGCTGCTCAAACAAAGGATAAAGACGCAGTAAAACCTCACCAGATGGTGGAAATTGTTGAATCTGTGAAAGATGAGTTTGATTACATCTTTATAGACTCTCCAGCAGGGATAGAAGGAGGTTTTAAAACAGCATCAGCTCCAGCTGAAGAGGCTATAGTTGTTGTTAACCCTGAGGTTTCTTCTGTAAGAGATGCTGACAGAATAATAGGCTTACTTGAATCTATGGAAAAAAATCAGCCAAGATTAGTTATTAATAGGATAAGGCTTCATCAAGTTAAAAAAGGTGAGATGTTGTCTGTTGAAGATATAGAAGAGATACTCCAGATACCAAAGATAGGTATAGTCCCAGATGAAGAGAAGTTAGTAGACTTTACAAATAAAGGTGAGCCGATTGTACTACACGAAGAACTCCCAGCTGCCAGAGCCATTATAAACATAGCAAAAAGGATAGAAGGACAAGATATTCCGTTTACAGAGCTTGAAGAGAAAAAGGGATTTTTTGCAAAACTGTTTGGAAGATAA
- the minE gene encoding cell division topological specificity factor MinE, translating into MSMFSFFKRNSSANKAKERLMMVLSYERKGLPPNFADILKDDLVAVFSKYPQFDSRNIEVEIKSENDRDELWISIPFANGR; encoded by the coding sequence ATGTCAATGTTTAGTTTTTTTAAGAGAAACTCATCGGCAAACAAAGCAAAAGAAAGATTAATGATGGTTTTATCATACGAGAGAAAAGGACTGCCACCTAACTTTGCAGATATACTAAAGGACGATTTAGTAGCTGTATTTTCAAAGTATCCTCAGTTTGATTCAAGGAATATAGAAGTTGAGATAAAGTCAGAAAACGATAGGGACGAGCTTTGGATAAGTATACCATTTGCTAACGGAAGGTGA
- the hisG gene encoding ATP phosphoribosyltransferase has translation MDKITFALPKGRLFDQTIDILKKSGILSEDINQNTRKLILESKEYRFLVVRAKDVPVYVENGIADIGVAGDDVLLESQPDVYKPLDLKIGYCNIVVAGKPEDRDFYFSNPVSLDVATKYPKITAQFFSDKGINVRIFELYGSVELAPLVGLAKFIVDIVETGTTLRENGLVVIDTIRPSTAKLIINRGSYKLKSDKIFKILDSVEKFLGGEL, from the coding sequence TTGGATAAAATAACATTTGCACTACCTAAAGGAAGGCTTTTTGACCAAACTATAGATATCCTTAAAAAGTCAGGTATACTCTCAGAAGATATAAATCAAAACACAAGAAAACTTATTTTAGAGTCTAAAGAGTATAGATTTTTAGTTGTCAGAGCAAAGGACGTTCCAGTCTACGTAGAAAATGGTATAGCCGACATAGGTGTAGCTGGGGACGATGTTTTGTTAGAATCCCAGCCAGACGTGTACAAGCCGTTAGACCTAAAAATAGGCTACTGTAACATAGTAGTTGCAGGAAAACCAGAAGACAGAGATTTTTACTTTTCAAACCCTGTATCTTTAGATGTTGCTACAAAGTATCCTAAAATAACAGCTCAGTTTTTTTCAGACAAAGGAATAAACGTAAGAATATTTGAACTTTATGGCTCTGTTGAGCTTGCACCTTTAGTTGGTCTTGCAAAGTTTATAGTAGACATAGTTGAAACTGGAACAACTCTCAGAGAAAATGGACTTGTAGTTATTGATACGATAAGACCATCTACTGCAAAACTTATTATAAACAGAGGAAGTTATAAGTTAAAATCTGATAAAATCTTTAAAATACTTGACAGTGTAGAAAAGTTTTTAGGAGGTGAGTTATGA